A genomic window from Candidatus Omnitrophota bacterium includes:
- a CDS encoding glutamate synthase subunit beta yields the protein YKMRSENQSQEQASRCMDCSTPFCHWACHLGNYIPEWNDYSFNGNWKQAFTLLDATNNLPEITGRVCPALCEYACVLGLNDDPVTIRENELSIIEAGFKAGLMKPNRIEHRTGKKIAVVGSGPAGLSCAAQLNRAGHNVIVFERDNKPGGILRYGIPDFKLEKNILDRRINIWKEEGVVFKTNINVGVDYPSGKLLEDFDAVCLAGGSRVPRDLKIEGRDLKGIHFAMDYLSQSNKRIAKEKFTEKDLIDAKGKNVVIIGGGDSGADCVGTAHRQKASCVVQIEVLPQPAKCRIKTQPWPKYPLLLKVTTSHEEGGERHWAVLTKRFIGEKGMVKKISCVKVEFTKGADNTCSVMKEIPGSEFDINADLVILAIGFLHPEQKGLLKDLNVKFDSRGNVLTDDKYATSVEKVFSAGDMHRGQSLVVWAISEGRRCAHFIDKYLIKESHLPII from the coding sequence TTTATAAAATGCGTTCAGAGAATCAATCTCAGGAACAGGCGTCACGCTGCATGGATTGTTCAACTCCATTCTGCCATTGGGCTTGCCATTTGGGTAATTATATTCCGGAATGGAATGATTATAGCTTTAATGGAAATTGGAAACAGGCATTTACCCTTTTGGATGCTACAAACAATCTTCCTGAAATAACCGGAAGGGTTTGCCCTGCGTTATGCGAATATGCCTGTGTTTTAGGGCTAAATGACGATCCTGTTACTATACGTGAAAACGAGCTTTCCATTATAGAAGCGGGTTTTAAAGCCGGGTTAATGAAGCCAAATCGCATAGAGCATAGGACAGGGAAGAAAATAGCTGTTGTTGGTTCCGGGCCTGCAGGTTTATCTTGTGCTGCCCAACTTAATAGGGCAGGGCACAATGTAATTGTTTTTGAGCGCGATAATAAGCCGGGGGGAATCCTGCGCTATGGGATTCCTGATTTTAAACTTGAGAAAAATATATTAGACAGGCGTATTAATATTTGGAAAGAAGAAGGGGTGGTTTTTAAAACAAATATAAATGTGGGGGTTGATTATCCGTCTGGAAAACTCTTAGAAGATTTTGACGCAGTTTGTTTAGCAGGCGGAAGCCGTGTGCCGAGGGACCTTAAAATAGAAGGAAGGGATTTGAAAGGGATTCACTTTGCAATGGATTATCTTTCGCAATCAAATAAACGCATAGCAAAAGAGAAATTTACGGAAAAAGATTTAATTGACGCTAAGGGTAAAAATGTGGTAATTATCGGAGGTGGAGATAGTGGAGCTGATTGCGTAGGGACTGCTCATCGCCAGAAAGCCTCATGTGTAGTACAGATTGAAGTTTTGCCTCAGCCTGCCAAATGCAGGATTAAAACGCAACCTTGGCCAAAGTATCCGCTTCTTTTAAAAGTTACCACCAGCCATGAAGAAGGTGGAGAGAGGCATTGGGCTGTACTTACAAAACGATTTATTGGCGAAAAGGGTATGGTAAAAAAGATTTCTTGTGTAAAAGTGGAATTTACTAAAGGAGCAGATAATACATGCTCTGTAATGAAAGAAATTCCCGGAAGTGAATTTGATATTAATGCAGATCTGGTTATCCTTGCAATTGGGTTTTTACATCCTGAGCAAAAAGGATTGCTTAAAGATTTAAATGTTAAGTTTGATTCTCGGGGGAATGTTTTAACAGACGATAAATATGCGACATCGGTTGAAAAGGTATTTTCCGCAGGGGATATGCATCGCGGTCAATCATTGGTAGTTTGGGCTATTTCAGAAGGAAGGCGATGTGCACATTTTATAGATAAATATTTGATAAAGGAAAGTCATTTACCGATTATTTAA
- a CDS encoding PEP/pyruvate-binding domain-containing protein has translation MISTGIKGLDNVITGLRLGDNVVWQIDDMNDYIDLVKPFVRQALKEKKKVIYMRFATHKELLKPSSEIKRYELNAQAGFESFTAKVNSIITEEGEGAYYIFDCLSELLLSWATDLMIGNFFMVTCPYLYELKTVTYFSIMRNNHSFKSIARIRETTQLLMDVYHCEGNYYVHPLKVWNRYTPTMFLPHQKEGEKFVPITDSVNAVEILSYIREKGAQSAKRNLDYWDRLFLEVESLVKSKATTNQKSEMIEKLCNLMISKNKRILSLAIKNFSLEELIEIKSRLIGTGFIGGKAVGMLLARKIIESKFANWQKLSEPHDSFYIGSDIFYSFIVHNRWWKLHMQQKSEEGYFNTARILKEKMLYGIFPDEIMERFQQIVEYFGSSPIIVRSSSLLEDDFGNAFAGKYESVFLANQGSPEQRYIQFAEAVKKIYASTMNEDALVYRKQRGLDKLDEQMALLVQRVSGSHHKHYFFPDLAGVGVSYNTYVWNRDIDPKAGMLRIVFGLGTRAVNRVEGDYPRMAALSDPSRRPYAEKDDLRKYSQHKVDLINTKENIFETISFEKLANEKFITDVNSIAVRDDESTQFRRDKGLEDKDCWILTLDKALEKKSLVDSLRKILEILETSYDYPVEIEFTINFTKNNAFRINLLQCRPLQTRGLGPKVNMPQKINKNDILFQSQGYFLGGNISQKISWVIYVDPQEYCKLGLNDKYEIARVIGNLNRIIKDKEELPTLLMGPGRWGTTTPSLGVPVKFAEINNVAALAEIAFSAGNLMPELSFGTHFFQDLVETNIFYCALFPEKKEVVFNKAWFKDTKNLFTELMPESAKYEDLIGVYGVDKRGLKIMSDVISQRVVCFSV, from the coding sequence ATGATAAGCACGGGGATAAAAGGATTGGATAATGTAATTACCGGCTTAAGGCTTGGGGATAATGTGGTTTGGCAGATAGATGATATGAATGACTATATTGATCTTGTAAAGCCTTTTGTTCGCCAGGCCTTAAAAGAGAAAAAGAAAGTTATTTATATGAGGTTTGCAACTCATAAAGAGTTGCTCAAGCCTTCTTCCGAAATAAAAAGATATGAGCTTAACGCGCAAGCAGGTTTTGAATCTTTTACCGCCAAGGTAAATAGTATTATTACCGAGGAAGGCGAAGGTGCATATTACATATTTGATTGTTTATCCGAGCTTCTTTTATCATGGGCAACAGATCTTATGATCGGTAATTTCTTTATGGTCACCTGCCCATATCTTTACGAGCTTAAGACAGTTACTTATTTTTCTATAATGCGCAATAACCATTCTTTTAAATCTATTGCCCGTATACGTGAAACAACGCAGCTTCTTATGGATGTGTATCATTGCGAAGGCAATTATTATGTGCACCCTTTAAAGGTCTGGAATCGTTATACACCGACTATGTTTTTGCCTCATCAGAAAGAAGGCGAGAAGTTCGTCCCCATTACTGATAGTGTTAATGCCGTTGAGATACTTTCATATATCCGTGAGAAAGGTGCACAGAGCGCAAAGAGGAATCTTGATTACTGGGACCGGTTATTCCTTGAGGTAGAGTCATTAGTCAAAAGTAAGGCTACTACGAATCAGAAGAGCGAGATGATAGAGAAGCTTTGCAATCTGATGATCTCAAAAAATAAAAGGATTTTATCTCTTGCTATTAAGAATTTTTCTCTGGAAGAATTAATTGAGATAAAGTCAAGGTTAATCGGGACAGGCTTTATCGGAGGGAAAGCCGTGGGAATGCTTTTGGCGCGTAAGATCATAGAGTCCAAGTTTGCAAATTGGCAAAAGCTTTCCGAGCCGCATGATTCATTTTATATAGGATCCGATATTTTTTACTCTTTTATAGTGCATAACCGCTGGTGGAAATTGCATATGCAGCAAAAAAGCGAAGAAGGCTATTTTAATACCGCCAGGATCCTTAAAGAAAAGATGCTTTACGGGATTTTTCCTGATGAGATCATGGAGCGTTTCCAGCAAATCGTGGAATATTTTGGGTCATCTCCGATTATTGTCCGTTCGAGCTCTCTTCTTGAGGATGATTTCGGGAATGCGTTTGCCGGAAAATATGAGAGCGTTTTCTTGGCTAATCAGGGAAGCCCCGAGCAAAGATACATCCAGTTTGCCGAGGCTGTGAAGAAAATCTACGCAAGCACAATGAATGAAGATGCGCTTGTATATAGGAAGCAAAGAGGTTTAGATAAGCTGGATGAACAGATGGCGCTTTTAGTGCAGCGTGTCTCAGGGTCACATCATAAGCATTATTTCTTTCCTGACCTTGCAGGAGTGGGGGTTTCATATAATACCTATGTTTGGAATAGGGATATTGATCCAAAAGCAGGTATGCTTAGGATTGTCTTTGGCTTAGGGACAAGGGCGGTTAATCGCGTTGAAGGTGATTACCCGAGGATGGCTGCATTAAGTGACCCGTCGCGCAGGCCGTATGCAGAAAAAGATGATTTAAGAAAATATTCACAGCATAAAGTTGATCTTATAAATACAAAAGAAAATATTTTTGAGACTATTTCTTTTGAAAAGTTGGCGAATGAGAAATTTATTACAGATGTTAACAGTATAGCGGTAAGAGATGATGAATCTACGCAGTTTAGGAGAGATAAGGGTTTAGAGGATAAAGATTGCTGGATATTGACACTTGATAAAGCTCTGGAGAAAAAATCACTGGTAGATTCATTAAGAAAAATACTGGAAATTCTTGAAACAAGTTATGATTATCCGGTTGAAATAGAATTTACCATTAATTTTACCAAAAATAATGCTTTTAGGATAAATCTCCTGCAGTGCAGGCCGCTGCAGACTCGTGGTTTGGGGCCTAAGGTTAATATGCCGCAAAAAATAAACAAGAATGATATACTCTTCCAGTCGCAAGGGTATTTCTTGGGAGGGAATATTTCACAGAAAATTAGTTGGGTTATCTATGTTGACCCGCAGGAGTATTGTAAGTTAGGCCTGAATGACAAGTACGAGATTGCGCGTGTTATCGGGAATTTGAATAGGATTATTAAAGATAAGGAAGAGCTCCCTACGCTTCTTATGGGGCCCGGCAGGTGGGGTACAACAACTCCATCTTTGGGTGTTCCTGTTAAATTTGCGGAGATTAATAATGTAGCAGCTCTTGCTGAAATTGCTTTTTCAGCCGGGAATCTTATGCCGGAGTTATCCTTTGGAACG